From the genome of Nicotiana tabacum cultivar K326 chromosome 17, ASM71507v2, whole genome shotgun sequence:
AAAATAGCAGCAAGATCAGGCAGTTTCAGCCCACTAAACTTCAAAAAACCATCCTGCTGTCCAACCCCTGGAGACGTGCCATTTCCCTTTCGCTGACATAGTAATTTAGTTTGCCTCACACAACCACCTGTCCAGTTCCCTCTGCTCCACTCGTCACTAGACCGTGGCACAAACCCTCTTAAGCAGCTGCAAGTTGGATATTTGTTCTTGCTGCAGATTGCTGAAGGTCCACAAGTGTTATATATATCACATGGTGGATGCACCATCTTAGCATAGACTTCCCAAGCTGGAGCCCCATCGGTCCACTGAACAACTTGAACAAACCCGGTTGACTGAAGTTCCACGAAAGTTAGAAATGAAGTATTTGGAAGAAAGGTGAAGTATGCAGTTCCCTGTTGAAAATCTTGCTGAAAGACAAACTGAACTATATAGGCTGCTGAATCAATATAGGGAAGACCAATGAACTTCAGTCCATTCCACTCCCCAGTTCTGTAGTAGGGAGTAGATTTGTTCCATATGAAAAACTGAGAAGGAAGTTGATCCGAGATTCCAATAGAAAAATTTCCCGGTGAGGGGTCACTTTCCTTTTGCCAAGAAGATAAGAGCCATCTCTCCCCAGTTATCCTGTTGAACCCTATTTTCATTCCAGGCAAGAAAGTATCACAAGGATAATCGAAACTCTCAAAGAAGCATTGTCCTGAGATATTATCTTTAAGCACCAAATTCCCACTGTCCAGGAGAACAACTTCAACTGTGTTATTAGTGGGGACATACACATTGCTTGACCAGATAACATTCTGTACACCATCAAGAATCACCAAGTTTCCATTTTTGCTAATCGATAGACTTGCAGCGGAATCAGAAACATTAAGTGGACTTTCCCTGTTTGCAACCCACACAACTTTACGAGGCGGGATATTCTTAAACCATATCCCCAGGTACCTTTTACTGGAATTGGCAGGACTAAAGAATCCCAATTCAAAAACCTGACTAGCAGAGGTTAAAGTATCCCCTACTAAGAGCTTTTGTGATTGCAGAATGGCGTCTGAGGCATTGCAATAATATGATTGAATGATACAGTACGAAAGAAGAGAGATCAAAAGTATTTTCCAAGCTTGACAGAATCCCATTTTCTTAAATGATAGACTTCTATAATAACAAACATCAAGGGACACTTAAAAGAGAGAGTCATAGGTCAATTATCAAATACCAAAAATAGGGACTCGAAACAAGAACGAACATAGCTGGAATTCGCCAAGTAATTCAAACATGGAGACtgatattattatataaaaaaagaagTATCAAGTTTATCAGGATGTCCAAAAAACTATTCAGAACATTTTGGACTGTGATTGGTTTTCTATCCCCCTTAGATAAAAATGAGCATTTGAAGTCAAATTTAAACTTTTCCCTGTATTTAGCCATAAGCATATGGTAAGAGGGCGAGGGACTATAAGGGGAAAAACTTGGGATAGAGGTCACTATAACTTGTCTTACTTTGTCCTGAGCTTATTTTGGACTTGAGAATAAAGTCCACATCTGGGAATAAAGATGTTATCTTTAAAACGGcaacttaaaaagaaaaaaaagaaaagaaaaaagggtgaCCCATATAGCTCATCTAGTCCCCAAAACACCAATTCTAGAATATAGAACCCTCTgccagttttaaaaaaaaaaaacatagccGGGTTAGGGTTTGAAAATCAACCAATTTTAAtttgtttatttttggaatataaaAGTATAATTATCTTTTTTGATAAAAGTAattactcatatatatatatatgtaaaataaattatatactcATTTGTAAAAGTTGTTTGACGCTGTAAGTAATAATACAGTCATTTTTAGgaaaattattgattttgatCAATCAAACCAAAACCAAGACGTGACAAATTGCTAAGAGTAGTGCATAAAACAAACCCCATTTACCAATGTAGAGCAATTGAGTCATATTCTGCTGGGGAAGAGGAAAATTGAGCAGTAAGATGAAATGGGTTCTCTGAATTTTAGGGAAAGATTGTGGTGAAGTTAGGGTTTTGCTGTTTTGAACAAAGCTGAAGTGCAGAAGCCTTGGCCGCCACATTATTTGAAGCAGTTGAGCCTCTTTCCCACGCTTTGCCTAAGATCATGTTAAATTGGTTATTACTCTTCTCATACAGTAATTCTCAACTCTGCCTTTGACATGCTTGAATTACCTGGAGTAATTGGTCTAATTGTAAGAGCACAACACATGATGTATGAAATAAGTGGAGACGAGCGTTACGTGGAGAAGGGCAGAGGGACATGCTCATTTCCACCGAGTATCAAACCGTGTGGAGTGTACAATTGGCGGATTTCTCGgttatcaaaaataatttttggccAAGCTGAGACAAGGCTTTGATTTATGGATAGTTATTGGGATTGAGTTAAGGTACCATTTGCAGCACATATCTGAACATCAGAAACAGAAAAATGCATATCTCCCATTTTGGATATgctattttctgttatttcttgttCATTTTAGCCAACCTAATAACAATCAGAGCTGTGCTCCAGGAGTTCAAAAAAAAGCTCCAGTGTTTCTCAGGTATGTCCTCCAATTAATTTCTTTTCCTCAGAGGAGGTGACAAAATGTATTTCCTTAGAATTGTATAGTTTAACAATATCTTTTTGTTTGATGTATCATAAAAAAGGCTAATGTTAGTGCTTATTTATTGTTCTAGGAGCATAAGTTGTTTGGAATCTACAAGTGAAAAGCTTGGAAGATCACCAGTATACTTAATTTAGAATCTACAATCCATTACTAATTTAGAATATTGGAAATCTACATTTCCatattattttccttttctttgggATATAGGGAAGTGAATTACTAGATGAGGAATCAAACTCCGACCTACACGGTGAAGGTTTGAGCCGCCGACCGAGTGAGCTACCTTGATTCCCCATCTCCATATTTAATttgatggtgaagtttgaatttGGCAAAGTTCACCTTTGCATAGCTCTACAAGAAAGTTATAAGGTAAAATAGGTTATTCCATTTGATATAAGAAAATAAGTTTATGAACACCCATAGAGTTGAAGATTTCTTCCATATTTGAGTTTCATAAAACTACTAATGATCCACAACCATAAaaaaattaacaataattaatcaaataaataaataccatttcCCCTTCTGTTTCAAGCTATGTTGCGCTGACTCTCCAAAATGTacccgcacccgtgtcggatccttaaaaaatgcactacttttggaggatccgacacgtatCCGGCCACATTTtcgaagagtccgagcaacataggttTCAAGTGGAGCACAAGCCAATCTGCCTACATATAGTTCCATTTCTGCAGAATCTGGTAATAACTATTGCTTTTCTAACAAGAATTAACATTACTTCTCAGGCTTTAGAAAAACTGCAATATGGTTTCTTGAAATGAAAGAACTGGCCAAAATCTGTTTCAGAATGAAAACAATTCTGCAATACACGTAAACTTAAATGATTAAGGAAGTTAAACACACGATCCGTGGTTGCTCTAGACAAATGATAGGAGAAGAAAGCATGTAATTCTGCTTCTTAAATATTAAGGATATTTGTTTGTAGACTGATGGAAATACTTCATTCTGAGTAACTTGGTAGGAAAACTGAGACTTGCTCAATTATAGagcacctccacctctaacagtagGTTGTGAGTTCGATTCATGAGGGGATAGGGTAAGGAATTACCGCTAATCTCTTTCCGCAGTTGGGGGTTGGGGGAGGGGGAGAAAAAAGAGTAACTGGGGAGCATAttcaaaattcaagaacatatatACTGATTGAACATATCTATCTCTCTTTCAGCTTAAAGTGCTGAACCATCTACTGTACACAGTCTACTAAAGTATACCTAGCTAACACAAAATTATGAACATATTTCCAAGTATAACTTGAAAAAAGTTACATTACTTGATCCTATTCTCTTCAAATGAAGCAGATATGTAAGAAAGATCAAGCATTAAACAATCATCTACCTATTAGTACACTGATTGTGACATTGTTTGAGGATGGCAAATCCTGATTCCCATGCCACATATCTGCATCAACAGATCTTCTCATTGAGGTATAAGTGGGTTGCCTAGGCAAGGGCAATCTCATATTGTCAGTTTCCAACATCAAAACTACAGAAGACATGTTTGGCCTGTGAACAGCCAAGTCCTGAACACAAAGCATTGCCAAGTGTATACATCTCAATGCTTCATCATGCTGACATCCATCCCATATTGAACGATCTACTAGGTCCATTGGTCTACCTTCGTCCCATTTCTCCCATGCCTGAAATATTTTCCACCAGAAAAATATGAGAAAGATGACCACTCTGTCATTGCTCAATTACACAAGAAAATTAGCCCCATTATTCGGACAGCATGTTCTggactaaaaatattgaaatagtGAAGAAAATTATTCAGGCTTACATATCCAATAATGCCTGAATGCTCATCCGACCGAAAGCTTGTATTTCTACGCCCAGATATAATCTCAAGCAATAGTATTCCGAAGCTGTAGACATCAGACTTGCCAGAGAACAGGCCTTCCATTGCATACTCAGGAGCCATATATCCACTGTGTTTAGCAACGAGGTATGAGATGAAATGGATTTAGCTCCAGGAACAAGAAAATGGAAATTAGAGTCTCTTAAAAGACTTAAAATAAAATGATACTTACTATGTGCCTACAACTCTGTTTGTATTTGCTTCATTTTGGTTTCCTCCAAATATTCTGGCCATGCCAAAGTCTGAAATTTTTGGGTTCATCTCTTCATCCAACAAAATGTTACTAGCCTTTAGATCCCTATGGATTATCCTAAGTCTTGAATCTCTATGGAGATATAGTAGCCCTCGAGCAATCCCTTCGATAATGCTGAAGCGTTTTCTCCAGTCTAACTGGGATTTCCTAGCAGGATCTGCCAAAGTTTAACAGCCATTATAATTGTTAGTGATCTATCTCAATGAGATGTGTTGCTATAGTAAATATAAGGAAGCATAAGCAATTTTTTTGATAGAATTTCCTGAACTTACCAAATAGAAATGTATCTAAGCTTTTGTTGGGCATGTACTCATAAAGCAGAATTTTTTCTTCTCCTTCAATGCAGCAACCCAAAAGCCTGACAAGATTTCTGTGTTGTAATTTTGCTattagagtgatctcattcttgaattcCTCATCACCTTGTCCGGACTTTTGTGAAAGCCTCTTTACAGCAACTTCCTGACCACAAGGTAGCCTTCCCTAAAGATTTAAAAAACATTATCTTTAGTCCAAAACAAGGCCGTATACTTCCTAAATGAAAAAGAATAATCCATTAAGACTGAAAAATTACCTTGAAAACGGGGCCAAATCCCCCTTGCCCAAGCTTGTTTGCAAGAGAAAAATCGTCAGTAGCTTTGGCCACCATGCTGAAGCTGAAAAATGCTAATTCTGAACCATTTCCTTGATGCCCTTCGACACTGAGGTCGCCCGGCCCAGATAAGTCTGCGGAGAACTCTCCGCTCCTAACTAGATGGTTTTTGGGAATTTCATTGATCCTCTtggattctgaaaattggaagtCGAAGTTATAAGTACAACATGGAACACATATCAAATGCAGCTAGCCAAGTCAGGAAGATTGCTGCAtcaaaatttacctcgttttctGGCCCTGTATCTACATACTAGCCAAACAGCTGCCATAACAACCAAAGCTAGAGCTACTAGAACTGATACTATAATAATTACGATCGTCCTGTTTTTCTTACCTGTTTCAAGAGATATTCAAAGGAGAAAATCAAGAATTAGAAAGGCTAATCGTTCTTCAAACTCTCAAACTCGAGGAAGGAAAAGAAGTATCTGCTTAAAATGCTGATCTTGCTACTAATGAAAACAAACAAGAAATGAGTCTTTGTACTAAAAAACAATTACTTTGGATTTAAATTTGTATAATTGCACAAACAAAATATTCTGCTTACCAACTTCAGAAGGATCAAGGCGAACATACAGAGTGTTCCCACCTTCCTCAAACTGCTCTATATCAACTAAATCTTCAGTCCATATCATGCAATTGATTCCTTTGACAAAAGCATAAGCATTACAGGAACAATTGCTCAGGCACTTGGTTTTGCACGCGTCTGTGTTTTGTGCATCTGCAATAATATCTGCATAATCAGGCAATTTAACTCTCTGAACAGCCACGAATCCATCATCTTTTGCACTATCATTCCTCTGAACAATGCTACTTTTCCTGCATTCCAATTCTGTCCTCCTAATACATCCTCCTGTCCGGTTCCCAGCATGCCATTGCTCCTCAACACGTGGTACAAATCCTTTTACACAAAGGCATACTTGTTCATGACATTCCGCAAAATTCCCACAAAAGTTATATAGGTCACAACCACCCGATGGCCTAGATTGTAACGTGCTCCATTGCTCCTTGTCTTCATCCCATCTCTGTTGCAGCTCATTTCCAGTCACAGTAATCTGGAACCTCACAAAAAAAGATGTGTCCGAAGCAGTGTAAGTGAAGTACGACGTATCATCCTCGTTGTTAATTTTGAAACCAGAAAATAATGTAGATCTAGTCACATTAGGAACACCAGAGAATTCCACTCCATCAAAATGTCCACTTCTCCAGCGTCTATTCGGTCCATCCCAGATAACAATTTGAGGTGCTCCACGAGGATCAACCCCCAATGAGTATCTTCCAGGTGAAGGATCACTCTCATTTGTCCAACTACTGAAAACTTTACGCTCTTTACCTTGTCTTTCCATGAAAACTTTCATCTCTGGTAAAAAGGTGTCTGTAGGATGTAAGAAGCTTTGCCACAATTCCTTATTTAACCTCGCAGCATTCCTGTCATAGTTAAGGATGACAAGATTGCCATTGTCCAACAGACAAGCCGTAGAGTTTTTGGTCGCGATAGTAACATTACTCCACCACAGTGAATCTCCATGTCCATTTTTAACAACCAAATTCCCAATTTGGTCAATTAAAAAAGTACCATTTTTATCAGGGACAGGCTTGTGTCTGTTGGCAACCCAAACGACTGTCTGTACTGT
Proteins encoded in this window:
- the LOC107830114 gene encoding G-type lectin S-receptor-like serine/threonine-protein kinase B120 — its product is MAASFGVSLWFVFFFLLSCLSLFCSADDKITIGEILKDGDNITSKEGNFVLGFFSPTGSSKRYLGIWYADVTVQTVVWVANRHKPVPDKNGTFLIDQIGNLVVKNGHGDSLWWSNVTIATKNSTACLLDNGNLVILNYDRNAARLNKELWQSFLHPTDTFLPEMKVFMERQGKERKVFSSWTNESDPSPGRYSLGVDPRGAPQIVIWDGPNRRWRSGHFDGVEFSGVPNVTRSTLFSGFKINNEDDTSYFTYTASDTSFFVRFQITVTGNELQQRWDEDKEQWSTLQSRPSGGCDLYNFCGNFAECHEQVCLCVKGFVPRVEEQWHAGNRTGGCIRRTELECRKSSIVQRNDSAKDDGFVAVQRVKLPDYADIIADAQNTDACKTKCLSNCSCNAYAFVKGINCMIWTEDLVDIEQFEEGGNTLYVRLDPSEVGKKNRTIVIIIVSVLVALALVVMAAVWLVCRYRARKRESKRINEIPKNHLVRSGEFSADLSGPGDLSVEGHQGNGSELAFFSFSMVAKATDDFSLANKLGQGGFGPVFKGRLPCGQEVAVKRLSQKSGQGDEEFKNEITLIAKLQHRNLVRLLGCCIEGEEKILLYEYMPNKSLDTFLFDPARKSQLDWRKRFSIIEGIARGLLYLHRDSRLRIIHRDLKASNILLDEEMNPKISDFGMARIFGGNQNEANTNRVVGTYGYMAPEYAMEGLFSGKSDVYSFGILLLEIISGRRNTSFRSDEHSGIIGYAWEKWDEGRPMDLVDRSIWDGCQHDEALRCIHLAMLCVQDLAVHRPNMSSVVLMLETDNMRLPLPRQPTYTSMRRSVDADMWHGNQDLPSSNNVTISVLIGR